A single genomic interval of Saccharothrix saharensis harbors:
- a CDS encoding ATP-binding protein has protein sequence MRRTRALIRVEVTDLSPHLPVVGRSSIRVTRGRGMVLVEQLCRRWGAVRHAVGKTVWAVLARRPGSSTTTSTG, from the coding sequence TTGCGCCGCACCCGTGCGCTCATCCGCGTCGAAGTGACCGACCTGTCGCCGCACCTGCCGGTGGTGGGCCGGTCCTCGATCAGGGTGACGCGCGGTCGTGGGATGGTGCTCGTGGAACAGCTGTGCCGGCGCTGGGGAGCCGTGCGCCACGCGGTGGGCAAGACGGTGTGGGCCGTCCTGGCTCGCCGACCCGGGTCCTCGACCACGACGTCGACCGGTTGA
- a CDS encoding APC family permease gives MTAVGGGRLTVGQGTAMYVGAVLGTGVIALPALAADVAGPASLLAWLALVVLSAPLAATFAALGARHPDAGGVSTYARLAFGERLSAVVGWCFYFAVPPGTTAAALFAGAYVEQAVGGGQWTVVVTALTLLTSMAVTNWIGLRASGAVQFVLAGLLVFLVLGSVLLAVPHVDLGNLTPFAPHGWTAVASAAGLLVWSFAGWEAITHLAQEFRKPERDLPRATGIAVAIVGLLYLSVAFAIIAVLGPAAADGEAPLGQLIARTVGGDVKVVAAIAAVLLTIGSINAYMASASKLSAALARDGAFPGRLSGGTVAGEVPRRSLVVVVALCYLSLAVAMGTGTGAKLLVLLTTGQFVAVYLIGTAAALKLLPPRSPAWYAALVAFLGVVGLTAATAVYMLWPLLVTVTALLFLRWNRKRRQDPIGEPVT, from the coding sequence ATGACGGCCGTCGGTGGCGGCCGGCTCACCGTCGGCCAGGGCACCGCGATGTACGTGGGCGCGGTGCTGGGCACGGGCGTCATCGCGCTGCCCGCGCTGGCGGCCGACGTGGCGGGGCCCGCCTCCCTGCTGGCGTGGTTGGCGCTGGTGGTGCTGTCGGCCCCGCTGGCGGCGACGTTCGCGGCGCTGGGTGCGCGTCACCCCGACGCGGGCGGCGTCTCGACCTACGCGCGGTTGGCGTTCGGCGAGCGCCTGTCGGCCGTGGTCGGCTGGTGCTTCTACTTCGCCGTGCCGCCGGGCACGACGGCGGCGGCGCTGTTCGCGGGCGCGTACGTGGAGCAGGCCGTCGGCGGCGGGCAGTGGACGGTCGTGGTGACCGCCTTGACGCTGCTGACCAGCATGGCCGTGACGAACTGGATCGGCCTGCGCGCGTCGGGCGCGGTGCAGTTCGTGCTGGCCGGGCTGCTGGTGTTCCTGGTGCTGGGCTCGGTGCTGCTCGCGGTGCCGCACGTCGACCTGGGCAACCTGACACCGTTCGCGCCGCACGGCTGGACCGCGGTCGCGTCGGCGGCGGGCCTGCTGGTGTGGAGCTTCGCGGGCTGGGAGGCGATCACGCACCTGGCGCAGGAGTTCCGCAAGCCGGAGCGCGACCTGCCGCGCGCCACCGGCATCGCGGTGGCGATCGTGGGCCTGCTGTACCTGTCGGTGGCGTTCGCTATCATCGCGGTGCTCGGTCCGGCCGCCGCCGACGGCGAGGCGCCGCTGGGTCAGCTGATCGCGCGCACGGTCGGCGGCGACGTGAAGGTGGTGGCGGCGATCGCGGCCGTGCTGCTCACCATCGGCTCGATCAACGCCTACATGGCCAGCGCGTCGAAGCTGAGCGCGGCCCTGGCCCGCGACGGCGCGTTCCCGGGCAGGCTCTCCGGCGGCACGGTCGCGGGTGAGGTGCCCCGGCGCAGCCTGGTGGTCGTGGTGGCGCTGTGCTACCTGTCCCTGGCGGTGGCGATGGGCACCGGCACGGGCGCCAAGCTGCTGGTGCTGCTGACGACCGGGCAGTTCGTCGCGGTGTACCTGATCGGCACGGCGGCGGCGCTGAAGCTGCTGCCGCCCAGGTCGCCCGCGTGGTACGCCGCGCTGGTGGCGTTCCTCGGCGTGGTGGGCCTGACCGCGGCCACGGCGGTGTACATGCTGTGGCCGCTGCTGGTCACCGTGACGGCGCTGCTGTTCCTGCGGTGGAACCGCAAGCGGCGCCAGGATCCGATCGGAGAACCGGTCACGTGA
- a CDS encoding XRE family transcriptional regulator gives MREIQHHTVERRRSPRTLESLSTTLGWHPQHLDAVLHGRRPPEADEPITNPTDSLWSRLDGFEQRLNDITNLLDDLKSDISNVLEHVRDRR, from the coding sequence GTGCGCGAGATCCAGCACCACACAGTCGAGCGCCGCCGCAGCCCGCGGACCCTGGAGTCCCTGTCGACAACGCTCGGCTGGCACCCGCAGCACCTCGACGCCGTGCTGCACGGCCGAAGGCCGCCGGAAGCCGACGAGCCGATCACCAACCCGACCGACAGCCTGTGGTCCCGTTTGGACGGTTTCGAGCAGCGGCTCAACGACATCACCAACCTCCTCGACGACCTCAAGTCGGACATCTCGAACGTGCTCGAACACGTCCGCGACCGCCGCTAG
- a CDS encoding TIGR03621 family F420-dependent LLM class oxidoreductase: MRIFADYDTAGDDVHHLSFGITLATPATHDALVEVCQVAEGFGFDSVLAVDHLGPNRTSPFSVLNLAAQVSPTLGIGTYALNGGFWNSSLLAREVQTIQRMSGGRLVLGVGAGIIKQEFDLAGIPWTPMDARVAHVVSLLDDLKKMLAQEADVPHPPVLIGGTGDRMLRLAAERADVVSVGGIRHVPGKATGNFRIIGSDETAERVAFVRDAAAGRDVTLNAFVQVVAVTDDREAAAAGIAADWEVPQEVVLDSPYVLIGTAEEIAAQVVAAHHRFGFTSFSVQRPFLDALGPSIALVRGDA, encoded by the coding sequence TTGCGTATTTTCGCCGACTACGACACCGCGGGGGATGATGTGCACCACTTATCGTTCGGGATCACACTGGCCACACCGGCCACGCACGACGCGCTCGTGGAGGTGTGCCAGGTCGCCGAGGGGTTCGGGTTCGACTCCGTGCTGGCCGTCGACCACCTCGGGCCGAACCGGACGTCGCCGTTCTCGGTGCTCAACCTCGCCGCGCAGGTCTCGCCGACCCTCGGCATCGGGACCTACGCGCTCAACGGGGGGTTCTGGAACTCGTCGCTGCTGGCCCGGGAGGTGCAGACGATCCAGCGGATGAGCGGTGGCAGGCTCGTGCTGGGCGTCGGGGCGGGGATCATCAAGCAGGAGTTCGACCTGGCCGGCATTCCGTGGACGCCGATGGACGCCCGGGTCGCGCACGTCGTGTCCCTGCTGGACGACCTGAAGAAGATGCTCGCCCAGGAAGCGGACGTGCCGCACCCGCCGGTCCTCATCGGCGGCACCGGTGACCGGATGCTGCGCCTGGCCGCCGAACGCGCCGACGTGGTCAGCGTGGGCGGCATCCGGCACGTCCCGGGCAAGGCCACCGGCAACTTCCGCATCATCGGCTCCGACGAGACCGCGGAGCGGGTCGCGTTCGTGCGCGACGCGGCGGCCGGCCGTGACGTCACGCTCAACGCGTTCGTACAGGTCGTGGCGGTGACCGACGACCGGGAAGCGGCGGCGGCGGGGATCGCGGCGGACTGGGAGGTGCCGCAGGAGGTGGTGCTCGACTCGCCCTACGTGCTGATCGGCACGGCGGAGGAGATCGCGGCGCAGGTCGTGGCCGCGCACCACCGGTTCGGCTTCACGTCGTTCAGCGTGCAGCGGCCGTTCCTCGACGCGCTCGGGCCGTCGATCGCGCTCGTCCGCGGTGACGCATGA
- the pepN gene encoding aminopeptidase N encodes MASLTRSEAAARGALLEIRSNAVDLDLTGDGKLFRSITKVDFTAVAGGTTFVDVKPEVLLEARLNGRELDVSSLVDGRLPLTGLAADNELVVVADMAYSRESKGLHRYVDPADDRVYVYGAVFLDHAPRIFACFDQPDLKAPFTFDVTVPEDWTVLGTGAATEVSPGRWRVEQAVAQATYLTTVVAGPYASFETVHDGVPLGVHCRRSVAEALETDIQEIFDVTAQCLDEFHRLFGVRYPFGRFDQVFAPEFSYLSLDHPGCVLLKELYLFRTPAPRSEHETRAVVIAHGLSLMWWAGLVTNKWWDDLWLGQAFADYLAHRVPSEVTEFTGPLTTFSARRKGQAYTADQRPSTHPVWIDGADAMSALLDLDRISYFKGSSALRQLAHHIGDDAMREALRIFFARHAYGAATFADFNAAIGEAVGRDMTDWADRWLGTANVTTLAPDFTVADGVITSFAVTQTAPGSHPTLRPHTIDIGLYGDTHETVRVTVDGARTEVPELVGREAPRFLLLNENDLTYAKIRYDDASRRALPEVLPSLAPIDRAMVWAQLLQGVVDGAVPATEHLELVTRMLGYETELSIVIEVLEQARIDVADRLLDPELRPGLLKAVADAARDRLAGVAPGDELGLALMRGLVEFTSDTSELRGWLDGVPLPAGLELDSDLAWRVRYRLAVLGAFTEAEIDQAYEADRSTHTEQFAVKARAAIPTTEAKESAWRTITTDAELSSYRLWATAEGFWQPEQRELTAPYVTRFFAEIADVARLREDKVLDTLVLWLYPRYAADPSTLAAADELFARDDLPLPLRRRGADLTDDLRRAVHARRG; translated from the coding sequence ATGGCCAGTTTGACTCGTTCCGAGGCCGCCGCCCGGGGTGCATTGTTGGAGATCCGCTCAAATGCCGTGGACCTGGATCTGACCGGCGACGGAAAACTATTTCGATCGATCACGAAGGTGGATTTCACCGCCGTCGCGGGCGGCACGACGTTCGTGGACGTCAAGCCGGAGGTGCTGCTCGAAGCCCGGCTCAACGGCCGTGAGCTGGACGTGTCCTCGCTGGTGGACGGCCGGTTGCCGCTCACCGGCCTGGCCGCGGACAACGAGCTCGTCGTGGTCGCGGACATGGCCTACTCGCGGGAGTCCAAGGGCCTGCACCGCTACGTCGACCCGGCCGACGACCGCGTCTACGTGTACGGAGCGGTGTTCCTCGACCACGCTCCGCGCATCTTCGCGTGCTTCGACCAGCCCGACCTCAAGGCGCCGTTCACGTTCGACGTCACCGTCCCCGAGGACTGGACGGTCCTCGGGACCGGTGCGGCCACCGAGGTCTCGCCCGGTCGGTGGCGGGTCGAGCAAGCCGTGGCGCAGGCGACGTACCTCACCACGGTCGTCGCCGGGCCCTACGCGTCGTTCGAAACCGTGCACGACGGCGTGCCGCTGGGGGTGCACTGCCGGCGGTCGGTCGCCGAGGCGCTGGAAACCGACATCCAGGAGATCTTCGACGTCACGGCCCAGTGCCTGGACGAGTTCCACCGGCTGTTCGGCGTGCGCTACCCGTTCGGCCGGTTCGACCAGGTCTTCGCGCCGGAGTTCAGCTACCTGTCGCTGGACCACCCCGGCTGCGTGCTGCTCAAGGAGCTGTACCTGTTCCGCACGCCGGCACCGCGCAGCGAGCACGAGACTCGCGCGGTGGTCATCGCGCACGGCCTGTCGCTGATGTGGTGGGCCGGCCTGGTGACCAACAAGTGGTGGGACGACCTGTGGCTGGGCCAGGCGTTCGCGGACTACCTGGCGCACCGGGTGCCCAGCGAGGTCACCGAGTTCACCGGTCCGCTGACCACGTTCTCCGCCCGGCGCAAGGGACAGGCCTACACCGCCGACCAGCGGCCGTCCACGCACCCGGTGTGGATCGACGGCGCGGACGCGATGTCGGCGCTGCTGGACCTGGACCGGATCTCCTACTTCAAGGGCTCCTCGGCGCTGCGCCAGCTCGCGCACCACATCGGCGACGACGCGATGCGCGAGGCGCTGCGAATCTTCTTCGCCCGGCACGCCTACGGCGCCGCCACGTTCGCCGACTTCAACGCGGCGATCGGCGAGGCCGTCGGCCGGGACATGACCGACTGGGCGGACCGCTGGCTGGGCACCGCCAACGTCACCACGCTGGCACCGGACTTCACCGTCGCCGACGGCGTGATCACGTCGTTCGCCGTGACGCAGACCGCGCCCGGGTCGCACCCCACGCTGCGACCGCACACCATCGACATCGGCCTGTACGGCGACACGCACGAGACCGTCCGCGTGACCGTCGACGGTGCCCGGACCGAGGTGCCGGAGCTGGTGGGCCGCGAAGCGCCGCGGTTCCTGCTGCTCAACGAGAACGACCTGACCTACGCCAAGATCCGCTACGACGACGCTTCGCGCCGGGCGCTGCCCGAGGTGCTGCCCTCGTTGGCGCCGATCGACCGGGCGATGGTGTGGGCGCAGCTGTTGCAGGGCGTGGTCGACGGTGCGGTGCCCGCGACCGAGCACCTGGAGCTGGTGACGCGAATGCTCGGCTACGAGACCGAGCTCTCGATCGTGATCGAGGTGCTCGAGCAGGCCCGCATCGACGTGGCCGACCGGCTGCTGGACCCCGAGCTGCGGCCCGGCCTGCTCAAGGCCGTGGCGGACGCGGCGCGGGACCGCTTGGCGGGTGTCGCGCCGGGCGACGAGCTCGGCCTGGCGCTGATGCGCGGCCTGGTCGAGTTCACCTCGGACACCTCGGAGCTGCGCGGCTGGCTGGACGGCGTGCCGCTGCCGGCGGGCCTGGAGCTCGACAGCGACCTGGCGTGGCGGGTGCGGTACCGGCTCGCGGTGCTCGGCGCGTTCACCGAGGCCGAGATCGACCAGGCCTACGAGGCCGACCGCAGCACGCACACCGAGCAGTTCGCGGTGAAGGCGCGCGCGGCGATCCCCACCACCGAGGCCAAGGAGTCCGCGTGGCGCACGATCACCACCGACGCGGAGCTGTCGAGCTACCGGCTGTGGGCCACCGCCGAGGGGTTCTGGCAGCCCGAGCAGCGTGAGCTGACCGCGCCGTACGTGACCCGGTTCTTCGCCGAGATCGCGGACGTGGCCCGGCTGCGCGAGGACAAGGTGCTGGACACGCTCGTGCTGTGGCTCTACCCGCGCTACGCGGCGGACCCGTCGACGCTCGCGGCGGCCGACGAGCTGTTCGCCCGCGACGACCTGCCGCTGCCGCTGCGCCGGCGTGGCGCCGACCTGACCGACGACCTGCGCCGCGCCGTGCACGCGAGGCGGGGGTGA
- a CDS encoding NIPSNAP family protein — protein sequence MTEPWLLETRVFKLKPGTRDEFDRISREGTIPLMRRIGITVLAFGPSPLDEDEWHLVRAFPGMQERVHLAGSLYEQPEWAAFDGPVGEMMADYSTALVPVPASTVELLSQPGAFA from the coding sequence ATGACCGAGCCCTGGCTCTTGGAAACCCGCGTGTTCAAGCTCAAGCCCGGCACCCGGGACGAGTTCGACCGGATCAGCCGCGAGGGGACCATCCCGCTCATGCGCCGCATCGGCATCACCGTGCTCGCCTTCGGACCGTCCCCTTTGGACGAGGACGAGTGGCACCTGGTGCGCGCGTTCCCCGGCATGCAGGAGCGCGTCCACCTCGCCGGGTCGCTGTACGAGCAGCCGGAGTGGGCGGCGTTCGACGGCCCGGTGGGCGAGATGATGGCCGACTACAGCACGGCGCTGGTGCCCGTGCCCGCGAGCACGGTCGAGCTGCTGTCCCAGCCCGGCGCCTTTGCCTAG
- a CDS encoding MmcQ/YjbR family DNA-binding protein, which translates to MKPDLITLRAAVAEFGGTTTPEKSWTVLASATAPEFDLGRSAHRDAAHAWLNAWGCRIRTPRPGEPRVLDEGLAAWWATWRSALPDRGTWLAELTDEQVERLGEAFAALSATAAASTPRGTRTLGPTAASKLLFALRPNSLPPWDNMIADRLHGGRHAVAYRAHLRLTRGWAAELLAQAGVPEPDLLDDLGRPGRSLAKVIDEYCYLAFTRGWSAPRRGVTADDVRRIARALPRTEEALVRDRVKFRIGRIVYLALSPDELTMGFAFPREERAALIASDPDKFHPPVTPDERYNWVRVTLSRLDLAELEELVVDAWRLCVPKRVARDYLGR; encoded by the coding sequence GTGAAACCGGATCTGATCACCCTGCGCGCCGCCGTCGCCGAGTTCGGCGGCACCACCACCCCGGAGAAGTCGTGGACGGTCCTGGCGTCCGCCACCGCACCGGAGTTCGACCTGGGCCGGTCGGCCCACCGGGACGCCGCGCACGCGTGGCTCAACGCGTGGGGCTGCCGGATCCGCACGCCCCGCCCGGGCGAGCCACGCGTGCTGGACGAGGGCTTGGCGGCCTGGTGGGCGACGTGGCGGTCGGCGCTGCCCGACCGCGGGACGTGGCTCGCCGAGCTGACCGACGAGCAGGTGGAACGGCTGGGTGAGGCCTTCGCCGCGCTGTCGGCGACCGCGGCGGCGAGCACCCCGCGCGGCACCCGGACGCTGGGCCCGACGGCCGCGTCCAAGCTGCTCTTCGCGCTGCGCCCGAACAGCTTGCCGCCCTGGGACAACATGATCGCCGACCGGCTGCACGGCGGTCGCCACGCGGTGGCGTACCGGGCGCACCTGCGGCTCACCCGCGGCTGGGCGGCGGAGCTGCTGGCCCAGGCGGGCGTGCCGGAGCCGGACCTGCTCGACGACCTCGGCAGGCCGGGGCGCTCGCTGGCGAAGGTGATCGACGAGTACTGCTACCTGGCGTTCACCCGCGGGTGGTCGGCGCCGCGCCGGGGCGTCACGGCCGACGACGTGCGGCGGATCGCGCGGGCGCTTCCCCGCACGGAGGAGGCGCTGGTCCGCGACCGGGTGAAATTCCGCATCGGGCGGATCGTCTACCTCGCCCTGTCACCCGACGAGCTGACGATGGGATTCGCGTTCCCCCGGGAGGAGCGAGCCGCCCTCATCGCCTCTGATCCAGATAAATTCCACCCGCCGGTAACTCCGGACGAGCGGTACAACTGGGTACGGGTGACACTGTCGCGACTGGACCTGGCCGAACTCGAGGAGCTGGTCGTGGACGCCTGGCGACTGTGCGTGCCGAAGCGCGTCGCGCGCGACTACCTCGGCCGATAG